The sequence TCTTATTATAAAACAAATAACTTGAAAAAATATTTTAACATATTTCATACATAAAAAAAATGTGAAACCCTTTATACAATTTTAATACTATTAAAAATACTCtaatttttcaaaataatattCATATATGTATAAATCTAACATATCTTTATACCATTTAAAACTGGTACTAAAGAAAACATAACTGATGAGACATATTTAATTccaaaaatataaagaaaaagaCAACCTTGTCTTTAATTACTCTTTGTGCTTCCCACACAAATTACAATGTTTTTGAAaacatttaaataatatattttgtttCTACTTAATTACCAAACAAAACTACAATAACGAAATTGTGCATCTAAGTGTACCTGCTTTACTATAATGATATAAAAGAAAACCACTAAAGGAAATTAAAGATCAGTGGAGAATAAGACCAACACAAAGCCTTGGATTGTCGCACTCTTCCATTATCAGTTTTGATTGTCCATGCTTCCATCATTTCTCTGCATTTACCAGGGAGATGAATTGCTCTCCCGTAAACTCTTGTCCCCATTTCCAATATTGCTTTACAAGCATATCTGGTAGCCCTGATAGACAAGCAGCAATAACATTTTTCAAATCATTCTCTCTCCATGCCATGAAATTTTCAATATCTTCAAATTAACAAGAAAAACACATTCTACATAAAGTTTTTAAAGTTCCCTTATCAAAAATATTGCCGTGATATTAAATATTGACTTGAAATTTTCTAAATAATAATTTAGAAGAATATTCTTAATTAGTATATAATTATCTTAAGCATAAATTAACAAAAAACTATATTGAAATCTtgtaaattagaaaaataaatttttaaaacacTTTCATTAAACCtacagaagaaaaagaaaaaatcaaacatGCATGTAAATATTTCTGAAAGTAAATAACATTGAAAATATGCACATATATGAGTAAATTTCTAGCTGTAGACATAGTATATTCCCATCATAAAAGACATGCTTTATATATGTCTTAAGATAATATTATATATGAAAAAAGActttttttttggttggtaaaGGTAAAGCCATATTTTATATTAGTTTTGAGTAAATACATATGATTATCACTGCatttcaaaaaattctaaaaaccTCTGTTCTTTGGATCACAGAGGGCCCTTCAAAAAAACAGAGTCTAGAGGCTTAGAGTTCAGCCATTTCTTGAACCATTTAGGGTTTTAGTCTGGAACCAAAACATATACATAAGTACTAAATATATCCAGCATTGAaaataaaaactaataaaaattTACAAGGATAACTATATAATCAAAATGGAAAAGAGAATCCATAGAGAGCCTAGCTTGTGGACGGAATGTCCAGTTAAGGATGTTGCTTTCTTGGATGGCCTCATCCCCTGTTTGAGGATGAAAAAAGACTTAAAAAAGCTATTGATTTAATATTCTATTCTGGAAAGAAACCCACTCAAATTTAAAACACACCTGACTATTACAAAGGCGATTAGAGATCAGCGGGGAATTAGGTGGACTGCACGCCTTCGATTGTCCATTGCTTTGTCACTTTTGGTTTGGGTTCCCACTCTCCCATCATTCCTCTGCACTTGCCTGCGAGATCAATGACTTCCCATAACTTATCTTCCTCAAACTCTTGTGCCCATTTCCAGCATTGATTTACAAGCATATCTGGTAGCACTGACAGACAACAAGCAATAACATTTTTCAAAGCATTCTCTGTCCACACCACAAAATCTTGAATATCTTTGTCCCCACAATCTTCAATATCCTTGCCCACACAATTTTCAATTTCATTCCCCACACAATCTTTATTGCTCTTATTCAACATAAGTCTGCATAGTTTGTAGAGAGTGTAGCTTGGTGCTATTTTCATCCAATCCTTAGAATCCGTTAAATTTACAGCATTCTCCTTCTTGCCTCCTAGTAGATTTTCACTTATCAACAGGTTCTCACATTCCTTTAAAAGAGTATCTAGAATTCCACGTGCCTCTTGGACATCTGTAACACTCTCTTCAGAGCTAGGATCAAGTTTGTCGTAGTCCATTTGTCTCTTGTAGAACTCCATTTCTGCAGCCATGCCAACTTGATTATTGTCGCTTGTGAGATCCTGCAAGATGCTTATTTCATTGGCATGGAGATCTATATCGCACT is a genomic window of Cryptomeria japonica chromosome 7, Sugi_1.0, whole genome shotgun sequence containing:
- the LOC131857197 gene encoding uncharacterized protein LOC131857197 translates to MQCSEDVKKLLNMLQREAIPTVREHFPHVEKHYLKITVVSLITILFRLKAKSDSLKKVLIACRELWDLLSFADECDIDLHANEISILQDLTSDNNQVGMAAEMEFYKRQMDYDKLDPSSEESVTDVQEARGILDTLLKECENLLISENLLGGKKENAVNLTDSKDWMKIAPSYTLYKLCRLMLNKSNKDCVGNEIENCVGKDIEDCGDKDIQDFVVWTENALKNVIACCLSVLPDMLVNQCWKWAQEFEEDKLWEVIDLAGKCRGMMGEWEPKPKVTKQWTIEGVQST